One part of the Sorangiineae bacterium MSr11954 genome encodes these proteins:
- the cyaY gene encoding iron donor protein CyaY, producing MDESRYQHLTDTAFRRIEDALEDVDVDAVDCERAGDVVTLLFRGGARSIVNTQRPTRQIWLAANARAWHFSYDEASGAWLDDKGTGAELFSTVSRIIKEAVGLDLTV from the coding sequence ATGGACGAGTCGCGCTACCAGCATTTGACCGACACCGCATTCCGCCGCATCGAAGACGCCCTTGAAGATGTCGATGTGGACGCCGTCGACTGCGAACGCGCAGGCGACGTCGTCACGCTCCTCTTTCGCGGTGGCGCCCGCAGCATCGTCAACACCCAGCGGCCCACCCGCCAGATCTGGCTCGCCGCCAACGCCCGCGCCTGGCACTTCTCCTACGACGAAGCGTCGGGCGCGTGGTTGGACGACAAGGGAACGGGCGCGGAGCTGTTCTCCACCGTGTCGCGCATCATCAAGGAAGCGGTCGGCCTCGACCTCACGGTCTGA
- the apaG gene encoding Co2+/Mg2+ efflux protein ApaG, which yields MSTAVTQGIRVSVESVYVPEQSSPRAQRYVFAYTVKIHNEGTEGAQLRTRHWIITDGNGRVEEVRGPGVVGQQPFLRPGDHFEYTSGCVLTTPRGEMHGTYQMHRSDGRAFDATIAPFTLALPYSLN from the coding sequence GTGTCCACCGCCGTCACACAGGGGATTCGGGTCTCGGTCGAGTCCGTGTACGTTCCGGAGCAATCCTCGCCCCGGGCCCAGCGCTACGTGTTCGCGTACACGGTCAAGATCCACAACGAGGGGACCGAAGGGGCCCAGCTCCGGACCCGCCACTGGATCATCACCGATGGAAACGGAAGGGTCGAAGAGGTGCGCGGTCCGGGTGTGGTCGGCCAGCAGCCCTTTCTCCGCCCCGGCGATCACTTCGAGTACACCAGCGGCTGCGTGCTCACGACACCCCGCGGGGAAATGCACGGCACCTACCAAATGCACCGCTCCGACGGCCGCGCCTTCGACGCGACCATCGCTCCTTTTACGCTCGCCCTTCCCTATTCGTTGAACTAG
- a CDS encoding alpha/beta hydrolase, with product MDTTAHALARVRYAMPDLAPARFGVHLLRDVVYGPTRKREHQLDVYVPTRAPKPLPVVLYVHGGGFSMLSKDTHFVMAMAFARRGYLVFNINYRLGHKHPFPEPLEDAIEALHWVHRNAPEYGGDRDRIALAGESAGGNLVAAMAVASSARLPEPFAARLFDANIPLRAVVSTYPVLDMTDVGPMMAHERLPFWAQRLLYDVGSAYLGHEMFDGTRTAPLASPLLLLERGLVELRRPLAPFFLSVGTRDILLPHAKRMKTVLDRLGVQNELFIAPGEIHGFDAMVWRPAAREKWARMHEFLEPHMASRAADVANF from the coding sequence ATGGACACGACCGCGCACGCGTTGGCGCGCGTCCGTTACGCCATGCCCGACCTCGCGCCGGCGCGGTTCGGGGTGCACCTGCTGCGCGACGTGGTGTACGGGCCCACGCGCAAACGCGAGCACCAGCTCGACGTGTACGTGCCCACCCGAGCGCCGAAGCCGCTGCCCGTGGTGCTCTATGTGCACGGCGGCGGCTTTTCCATGCTCTCCAAGGACACGCACTTCGTGATGGCCATGGCCTTCGCGCGGCGCGGTTACCTCGTCTTCAACATCAATTACCGACTGGGCCACAAGCACCCGTTCCCCGAGCCGCTGGAGGACGCCATCGAGGCGCTGCACTGGGTGCACCGCAACGCGCCCGAGTACGGCGGCGATCGCGATCGGATCGCCCTCGCGGGCGAGTCGGCCGGCGGCAACCTGGTGGCGGCGATGGCGGTTGCATCCTCCGCCCGCCTACCGGAGCCATTCGCCGCGCGCCTCTTCGATGCGAATATCCCGCTGCGTGCCGTTGTGTCGACCTATCCCGTGCTCGACATGACCGACGTGGGGCCCATGATGGCGCACGAGCGCCTGCCATTTTGGGCGCAGCGCCTCCTTTATGACGTCGGCTCGGCCTACCTTGGCCACGAAATGTTCGACGGTACACGAACGGCGCCGCTGGCAAGCCCGCTGCTTTTGCTCGAGCGCGGGCTGGTGGAGTTGCGCCGCCCTCTGGCGCCCTTCTTTCTCTCCGTGGGCACCCGCGACATTTTGTTGCCTCATGCCAAGCGCATGAAAACCGTGCTCGACCGCCTTGGTGTCCAAAACGAGCTTTTCATCGCACCCGGTGAAATCCACGGTTTTGATGCCATGGTGTGGCGCCCTGCGGCACGCGAGAAGTGGGCCCGCATGCACGAGTTCCTCGAGCCTCACATGGCCTCACGCGCCGCAGACGTTGCGAATTTCTGA
- a CDS encoding Spy/CpxP family protein refolding chaperone, whose amino-acid sequence MHPGMLFWWEKARRHGHCGGGYEAAAYAYGGRHGHGRHGRHRWDGGPPSPPDAPSPDGGGWHAGWGHHHDDGGAGFGVRRPLRFLAHKLDLSEQQVGELANILNDLKTERAQAEVDDRRTLAAFADAVAGGAFDETRAREGGELRTKSAERLRDAVTRALGRIHALLDDEQRGRFAYLIRTGVLSL is encoded by the coding sequence ATGCATCCTGGTATGTTGTTTTGGTGGGAAAAGGCCCGTCGTCACGGACATTGCGGTGGCGGGTACGAAGCCGCGGCGTATGCGTATGGCGGCCGTCATGGGCACGGTAGGCACGGCCGGCACCGATGGGACGGCGGTCCGCCCTCCCCGCCCGATGCGCCCTCGCCGGATGGCGGTGGATGGCACGCGGGCTGGGGGCATCATCACGATGATGGCGGCGCCGGCTTCGGCGTCCGGCGCCCGTTGCGGTTTTTGGCCCATAAGCTGGATTTGAGCGAGCAGCAGGTGGGCGAGCTCGCGAACATCCTGAACGACCTGAAGACCGAGCGCGCCCAAGCCGAGGTCGACGACCGCCGCACGTTGGCCGCTTTCGCCGACGCCGTGGCGGGGGGCGCGTTCGACGAGACGCGCGCACGCGAGGGTGGCGAGCTGCGCACCAAGAGCGCCGAGCGGCTTCGCGACGCGGTCACCCGGGCGCTGGGGCGAATCCACGCCTTGCTGGATGACGAGCAGCGCGGTCGATTTGCATATTTGATCCGCACCGGCGTGCTCTCGTTGTAA
- a CDS encoding amidase, giving the protein MPRRLPPSPRLSGALLRTVARAARTKTGSVALYHALKVDLNVSELEKLTESARGDLLLHNRPWQARPPRGGEPADLPLPSAPWSGTSASYVAHYTQGTLSPEDVAVRCLAAARALAARSPSVGPIHEYAKERVALGEASESKARYAAGAPRGIFDGVPYAVKEQTAVRGFARQAGSTYLSAEPLDDAACVAAVRREGGLVLGTTPMTELGMSPVGQNMHRRLPKNPHDPKHVAGGSSTGSGVAVATGLVPFALAADGGGSIRIPSAINGVFGIKPTWGRVSRAGDISQGSVAHVGPIASSTADLARVLEVISGPDPRDEETMVGTPPKLEPGSLVAALGRGVRGLVIGVDESEWGEASAVVQRAGQEALRALEKEGAILREVTIGLARYAPAIGYMTIGLETRGLIQLDWLQHANAMGYDLQIAMSALSEAKASDFVDAQRMRTTLRAGVAQVFRDVDLLALPTTVDTATAADDEEMRSGFLESRVLAGLVRFNFLGNLTGLPALSAPVGLDAKNLPIGLQLMGDAWDEATVLAASAHLERMGTARVERPAVSVQILP; this is encoded by the coding sequence ATGCCCCGACGACTCCCTCCCTCGCCGCGCCTGTCCGGAGCCCTTCTTCGCACCGTCGCGCGTGCCGCGCGAACCAAGACCGGCAGCGTCGCGCTCTACCATGCGCTCAAGGTCGACTTGAACGTCTCGGAGCTGGAGAAGCTCACCGAGAGCGCTCGCGGAGATTTGCTCCTCCACAATCGTCCCTGGCAGGCTCGCCCTCCCCGCGGCGGCGAGCCTGCCGATCTTCCGTTGCCCTCGGCGCCGTGGTCGGGCACCAGCGCGAGCTATGTTGCACACTACACGCAAGGCACGCTCTCGCCCGAGGACGTCGCCGTGCGCTGTCTCGCGGCCGCGCGCGCGCTCGCCGCGCGCTCGCCCAGCGTGGGACCGATCCACGAATACGCCAAGGAGCGCGTGGCGCTGGGGGAGGCGAGCGAGAGCAAGGCCCGTTATGCGGCCGGTGCGCCGCGGGGCATCTTCGACGGCGTGCCGTACGCCGTCAAAGAGCAGACGGCGGTGCGAGGGTTTGCGCGGCAGGCGGGGAGCACGTATTTGAGCGCGGAGCCCCTCGACGACGCGGCCTGCGTGGCGGCCGTGCGCCGCGAGGGCGGATTGGTGCTGGGCACCACGCCCATGACCGAGCTTGGAATGTCGCCCGTGGGGCAGAACATGCACCGCAGGCTCCCCAAGAACCCGCACGATCCAAAGCACGTGGCCGGCGGCTCGTCGACCGGATCCGGCGTGGCCGTGGCCACCGGGCTCGTCCCCTTTGCGCTCGCGGCCGACGGCGGCGGCTCGATCCGCATTCCATCGGCCATCAACGGCGTCTTCGGCATCAAGCCCACGTGGGGCCGGGTCAGCCGCGCGGGCGATATCTCGCAAGGGTCGGTCGCGCACGTGGGCCCCATCGCGTCGTCCACCGCGGACTTGGCGCGCGTCCTCGAGGTGATCAGCGGCCCCGATCCACGCGACGAAGAGACCATGGTCGGCACGCCGCCCAAGCTCGAACCGGGCTCGCTGGTCGCGGCGCTGGGGCGCGGGGTGCGCGGACTGGTCATCGGCGTCGACGAGAGCGAGTGGGGCGAGGCCTCCGCGGTGGTGCAGCGCGCGGGGCAAGAGGCGCTGCGCGCGCTGGAGAAAGAAGGCGCCATCCTGCGGGAGGTGACCATCGGGCTCGCGCGCTATGCGCCGGCCATCGGCTACATGACCATCGGCCTCGAGACGCGCGGGCTCATTCAGCTCGATTGGCTCCAGCACGCCAACGCCATGGGCTACGACTTGCAAATCGCCATGTCGGCCCTGAGCGAGGCCAAGGCGAGCGACTTCGTCGACGCCCAACGGATGCGCACCACCCTCCGCGCCGGCGTCGCGCAGGTTTTCCGCGATGTCGATTTGCTAGCGCTCCCCACCACCGTCGATACGGCCACCGCGGCGGACGACGAGGAGATGCGGAGCGGCTTCCTCGAGTCGAGGGTGCTCGCGGGCCTGGTCCGCTTCAATTTTCTAGGCAACCTCACCGGTTTGCCGGCGCTTTCGGCACCCGTCGGGCTCGATGCCAAGAACCTTCCCATTGGTCTGCAATTGATGGGCGACGCGTGGGACGAGGCCACAGTGCTGGCTGCATCGGCACACCTTGAGCGCATGGGTACGGCAAGGGTCGAGCGGCCGGCGGTTTCTGTTCAGATTCTTCCGTAG
- a CDS encoding methyltransferase domain-containing protein produces the protein MWNPQQYERFKAERELPFFDLMSLLRREPSPARVVDLGCGTGELTRVLHRQLGARETLGIDSSAEMLARAPGDPGLRFEQHDIRAFAPAPEGGTFDLVWSNAALQWIDDHPSLFARLTQYVAPGGQLAVQMPANFDYPTHVLAGEVASEAPFRETSLGDYRRKYPLLTPEGYAELLHELGYTKQHVRLQVYAHLLPSRDDVVEWVKGSLLTDYRARLSPELYAQFLERYRARLLPALADTKPFFYPFKRLLIWGAR, from the coding sequence ATGTGGAACCCTCAGCAATACGAGCGCTTCAAAGCCGAGCGTGAGCTTCCCTTCTTCGATCTGATGTCCCTGCTCCGGCGCGAGCCGAGCCCCGCGCGCGTGGTCGATCTCGGCTGCGGCACCGGTGAGCTCACCCGCGTGCTCCACCGCCAGCTGGGCGCGCGCGAAACCTTGGGCATCGACTCCTCCGCCGAGATGCTCGCGCGCGCGCCGGGCGATCCCGGTCTGCGCTTCGAGCAGCACGATATCCGCGCGTTCGCGCCGGCCCCGGAGGGCGGCACCTTCGATCTGGTGTGGTCCAACGCGGCGCTGCAATGGATCGACGATCACCCGAGCCTCTTCGCGCGATTGACCCAGTACGTGGCGCCCGGCGGGCAGCTCGCCGTGCAGATGCCCGCCAATTTCGATTACCCCACGCATGTCCTCGCGGGCGAGGTGGCAAGCGAGGCCCCCTTTCGCGAGACGTCCCTCGGTGACTACCGCCGGAAGTATCCTCTGCTGACCCCCGAGGGCTACGCTGAGCTCCTCCACGAGCTGGGCTACACGAAGCAGCACGTGCGCTTGCAGGTCTACGCGCACCTGCTCCCCTCGCGGGACGACGTCGTCGAGTGGGTGAAAGGCTCGCTGCTCACCGACTACCGGGCGCGGCTGTCGCCGGAGCTCTATGCGCAATTTCTGGAACGGTACCGAGCGCGCCTTTTGCCCGCGCTCGCCGATACGAAACCCTTCTTTTACCCGTTCAAGCGGCTCTTGATCTGGGGAGCACGGTGA
- a CDS encoding efflux RND transporter periplasmic adaptor subunit, whose translation MGRLRLLFCAMACVAYVGACHKKQAEEPPEVKPEADVQLGPAALQAAGLSTGKPRRVERRSSVAVTGVLEFVPNRVARVGPLIEGRVVSIRVDPGQHVAPGTVLATVESVEIGKARSDFLASQVKMQYAERERVRQHRLADAGVTTGQSVINAETDRDLANLEIRAAAERLRAVGVNLDDLTHADAGAGSGRPSTAMSLRTPLGGLVLDVNARVGQAVSATDTLFVVGEIDKVWLIVDVYERDLAKVHAGDEAKARVVAYPDRTFTGRVDYVGGIVDAVRRAVPARIVLENPDGALRPGMSASAHIFGAAAPAEGVDSGSPQQVADRVLVVPRGAIQTIDGQPFVFVEKGEGKYALRAVERGAALDRDVEILRGLTGDETIVTDGTFVLKSEALREQMGKND comes from the coding sequence ATGGGTCGGCTTCGGTTGCTCTTTTGTGCAATGGCGTGCGTCGCGTATGTTGGCGCGTGCCATAAAAAGCAGGCCGAAGAGCCGCCCGAGGTCAAACCCGAGGCCGATGTCCAGCTCGGTCCGGCCGCCCTGCAAGCCGCGGGACTGAGCACGGGAAAGCCGCGCCGGGTCGAGCGGCGCTCCAGCGTGGCGGTGACGGGGGTGCTGGAGTTCGTGCCCAATCGCGTGGCGCGTGTGGGGCCGCTCATCGAGGGTCGCGTGGTCTCGATTCGGGTCGATCCCGGCCAACACGTGGCGCCAGGGACGGTGCTGGCCACGGTGGAGAGCGTGGAAATCGGCAAGGCGCGCTCGGACTTTTTGGCCTCGCAGGTGAAGATGCAATATGCCGAGCGCGAGCGCGTTCGGCAGCATCGCCTGGCCGACGCCGGGGTCACCACGGGACAGAGCGTGATCAACGCCGAGACGGATCGCGATCTGGCCAACCTGGAGATCCGCGCCGCGGCCGAGCGACTGCGGGCCGTGGGGGTGAACCTCGACGACCTGACGCACGCCGATGCGGGCGCAGGCTCCGGGCGGCCTTCGACGGCCATGAGCTTGCGCACCCCGCTGGGCGGCTTGGTGCTGGACGTGAACGCGCGGGTGGGCCAGGCCGTGAGCGCGACCGATACCTTGTTCGTGGTGGGCGAAATCGACAAAGTGTGGCTCATCGTGGACGTGTACGAGCGCGATCTGGCCAAGGTGCACGCGGGCGACGAGGCCAAGGCGCGCGTGGTCGCCTACCCGGATCGCACCTTCACGGGGCGGGTCGACTATGTGGGGGGCATCGTGGACGCGGTGCGGCGCGCGGTCCCTGCGCGCATCGTGCTGGAGAACCCCGACGGGGCGCTCCGGCCGGGCATGAGCGCTTCGGCCCATATTTTTGGGGCGGCGGCGCCAGCCGAGGGGGTCGATTCCGGCTCGCCGCAGCAGGTGGCAGACCGCGTGCTGGTGGTGCCGCGGGGGGCGATTCAGACGATCGATGGGCAGCCATTCGTCTTCGTGGAAAAAGGCGAGGGCAAATATGCACTTCGGGCGGTGGAGCGCGGGGCGGCGCTCGACCGCGACGTGGAAATCCTCAGGGGGCTCACGGGCGACGAGACGATCGTGACCGACGGCACCTTCGTGCTGAAGAGCGAAGCGCTGCGCGAGCAAATGGGAAAGAACGACTAG
- a CDS encoding CusA/CzcA family heavy metal efflux RND transporter, whose protein sequence is MIDRLLELSVRNRALIILLSFVFVLVGGFAAGRVPIDAVPDVTNVQVQVITAAPALGPLDVETYVTFPVEMTMAGTPGLTEVRSTSRPGISVVSLIFDDDTNVLEARQLVAERLPKARDAIPEGYGEPEIGPMSSGLGEVLHFEVRGEGRSLMELRTILDWQIAPRLRLVPGVVEVNTFGGQAKSLEAELDPERLAAARVGVPQVLAAIARNHLAVGGAYMVDGRENITVRGEGRVIGPEDLGQIVIETRGDRTPLYLKDLGQVHYAPLVRYGAVTRDGRGEIVVGVALMRRGANSGEVVSEAKAQLGRIQKSLPAGVTIDLYYDRQWLVEKTIHTVAKNLIEASLLVVVILLITLANLRAGAVVAVSIPLALVGVFIGMWLGGVSGNLLSLGAIDFGLVVDGAVIIIENAQRHLAERRAELGRPLTDPERQETVLAAAREVRGATAFGEAIIALVYVPILALSSVEGRMFRPMALTVLFALAAAFVLSLTLVPALASLVLSRNATDRPSAVLRGASRIYRPMLDKALRWPKATASVATLVFAGSLVLGSQLGREFLPKLDEGTLVIPSVRLPSVSLESSVAQMTQVEKLLLSSFPEVTSVICRTGRAEIAIDPMGINMTDVYVMLKPRDQWTTAHDRESFIAAVDEKLSKSIPGLGLSYSQPIEMNTNDLLAGIDSDVAVQIYGSDLVQLKQLGDRAVQVLRAIPGAKDVRAEMVAGLNALTVHIDRTAIARQGLDAKDVLDTVQALGGTEVGTIAAGPERYPIQVRLSSSARRDAESIAALPIRTSSGALLPLGQLADITVAPGASEISRERLSRRISVQANVRGSDLASFVETAKAALERDVKMPAGYFFAWAGEYERLQSATARLLVVVPVALLLILVLLVATFGKVKQALLIFANVPMSVSGGVFALAARGMPFSISAGVGFIALFGVAVLNGLVLVSSIEKLRARGVAMAEAVRLGAEGRLRPVLTTALVASLGFLPMALAEGAGAEVQRPLATVVIGGIASATLLTLLVLPAVYEIVIGRDALVGSVVPEAAGVVEERASAPPPLPRVSPERGGQ, encoded by the coding sequence GTGATCGATCGACTGCTGGAGCTCTCGGTTCGCAACCGTGCCCTGATCATCCTTTTGTCGTTCGTGTTCGTCCTTGTGGGAGGCTTCGCCGCAGGGCGGGTGCCCATCGACGCCGTGCCCGACGTGACCAACGTGCAGGTGCAGGTCATCACGGCCGCACCGGCGCTCGGCCCGCTCGACGTCGAGACGTACGTGACCTTCCCGGTCGAGATGACCATGGCCGGCACCCCGGGCCTCACCGAGGTGCGCAGCACGTCGCGCCCGGGCATCTCGGTGGTGAGCCTGATCTTCGACGACGACACGAACGTGCTGGAGGCGCGCCAGCTGGTGGCCGAGCGGCTCCCCAAGGCGCGCGACGCCATCCCAGAGGGCTACGGCGAGCCCGAGATCGGGCCCATGTCGAGCGGCCTGGGGGAGGTCTTGCACTTCGAGGTGCGCGGCGAGGGGCGGAGCTTGATGGAGCTGCGCACCATCCTCGATTGGCAAATCGCGCCGCGACTGCGGTTGGTCCCTGGGGTGGTGGAGGTCAACACCTTCGGCGGCCAGGCCAAGTCGCTGGAGGCGGAGCTCGATCCGGAGCGGCTGGCGGCGGCGCGCGTGGGGGTTCCGCAGGTGCTCGCGGCCATCGCACGCAATCACCTCGCGGTGGGCGGCGCGTACATGGTCGATGGGCGCGAGAACATCACCGTGCGCGGCGAAGGGCGCGTGATCGGCCCCGAGGATCTGGGGCAGATCGTGATCGAGACGCGGGGCGATCGAACCCCGCTTTATCTCAAGGATCTCGGGCAGGTGCACTATGCACCTCTGGTGCGCTACGGCGCGGTCACGCGCGATGGGCGCGGGGAGATCGTGGTGGGGGTGGCGCTGATGCGGCGGGGGGCCAACTCGGGCGAGGTGGTCTCGGAGGCGAAGGCGCAGCTCGGGCGCATCCAAAAGTCGCTGCCGGCGGGGGTGACGATCGACCTCTATTACGATCGGCAGTGGCTGGTGGAAAAGACGATCCACACGGTGGCCAAGAACCTGATCGAGGCGAGCCTCCTGGTCGTGGTCATCCTGCTGATCACCCTCGCGAATTTGCGGGCGGGGGCGGTGGTGGCCGTTTCGATTCCGCTGGCGCTGGTGGGGGTGTTCATCGGGATGTGGCTCGGGGGCGTGTCGGGCAATCTTTTGAGCCTGGGCGCCATCGATTTCGGGCTGGTGGTCGACGGCGCGGTCATCATCATCGAAAACGCGCAGCGCCACCTGGCGGAGCGGCGGGCCGAGCTCGGGAGGCCATTGACCGACCCCGAGCGGCAAGAGACGGTGCTCGCGGCGGCGCGCGAGGTGCGCGGGGCCACCGCCTTTGGCGAGGCGATCATCGCGCTGGTGTACGTGCCGATTTTGGCGCTCTCCAGCGTCGAAGGACGCATGTTCCGGCCCATGGCGCTCACCGTGCTCTTTGCGCTGGCCGCGGCGTTCGTGCTCTCGCTCACCTTGGTGCCGGCGCTGGCGTCGCTGGTGCTTTCTCGCAACGCCACCGATCGCCCGAGCGCGGTGCTCCGCGGTGCTTCGCGTATCTATCGGCCGATGCTGGACAAGGCGCTTCGTTGGCCGAAGGCCACGGCGTCGGTGGCCACCTTGGTGTTCGCGGGGAGCTTGGTGCTGGGGAGCCAGCTGGGGCGCGAGTTTCTGCCGAAGCTCGACGAGGGGACCTTGGTGATCCCCAGCGTGCGGCTCCCCTCGGTGTCGCTCGAGTCGTCGGTGGCTCAAATGACGCAAGTGGAGAAGCTCCTGCTCAGCTCTTTCCCCGAGGTGACGAGCGTGATCTGCCGCACGGGCCGGGCGGAGATTGCCATCGATCCGATGGGGATCAACATGACCGACGTCTACGTGATGCTGAAGCCGCGCGACCAATGGACCACGGCGCACGATCGGGAGTCGTTCATCGCGGCGGTGGATGAGAAGCTGTCGAAGTCCATCCCGGGGCTGGGGCTCTCGTATTCGCAGCCCATCGAGATGAACACGAACGATCTCTTGGCGGGCATCGACTCGGACGTGGCCGTGCAAATCTACGGGAGCGATTTGGTCCAACTGAAGCAGCTCGGCGATCGCGCGGTGCAAGTGCTCCGCGCCATCCCCGGCGCCAAAGACGTGCGCGCGGAGATGGTCGCGGGGTTGAACGCGCTCACGGTGCACATCGATCGCACGGCCATCGCGCGGCAGGGGCTCGACGCCAAAGACGTGCTGGACACCGTGCAGGCGCTCGGCGGCACCGAGGTCGGTACGATCGCCGCGGGGCCGGAGCGCTATCCGATCCAGGTCCGTCTGTCGTCCTCGGCGCGGCGCGACGCGGAGTCGATCGCGGCGTTGCCGATCCGCACGTCGTCGGGCGCGCTCTTGCCGCTCGGGCAATTGGCGGACATCACGGTGGCACCGGGGGCGTCGGAGATCAGCCGCGAGCGGCTCTCACGGCGCATTTCGGTGCAGGCAAACGTGCGCGGGAGCGATTTGGCGTCGTTCGTGGAGACGGCCAAGGCGGCGCTGGAGCGGGACGTGAAGATGCCGGCGGGCTACTTCTTCGCGTGGGCGGGGGAGTACGAGCGTTTGCAGAGCGCAACGGCGCGGCTGCTCGTGGTGGTGCCCGTGGCGCTGCTGCTCATTTTGGTGCTGCTCGTGGCCACCTTCGGCAAGGTGAAGCAGGCGCTCTTGATCTTCGCCAATGTGCCCATGTCGGTGAGCGGCGGGGTGTTTGCGCTGGCGGCGCGGGGGATGCCGTTCAGCATTTCCGCAGGCGTGGGCTTCATCGCGCTGTTTGGCGTGGCCGTGCTCAATGGGCTGGTGCTCGTGTCGAGCATCGAGAAGCTGCGCGCGCGGGGGGTGGCCATGGCCGAGGCGGTGCGGCTGGGGGCCGAGGGGCGGCTTCGGCCCGTGCTGACGACGGCGCTGGTGGCTTCGCTGGGGTTTTTGCCGATGGCGCTCGCCGAGGGGGCCGGCGCGGAGGTGCAAAGGCCGCTCGCCACCGTGGTGATCGGGGGGATCGCGTCGGCGACGCTGCTGACGTTATTGGTGTTGCCGGCGGTTTACGAGATCGTGATTGGGCGGGACGCGTTGGTGGGCAGCGTGGTGCCGGAGGCGGCTGGCGTGGTGGAGGAGCGCGCTTCGGCTCCCCCGCCCCTCCCCCGTGTCAGCCCAGAACGTGGCGGGCAATGA
- a CDS encoding acyl-CoA dehydrogenase family protein → MDLELNETQKLVQQTARDYARKVILPQAAELDKKEQFPREILKGLAELGLLAVNVPEELGGAAAGAVSYALAMQEIAYACASTAVTMAVTNMVGEVIAAFGTDAQRAHCCPKLASGEWLAGSFALSEPGAGSDPGGMLTTARREGDGWVLDGDKQWITSGAHAGVFVVWARTGDKATLPGTRGISCFLVEGGTPGLFVGKAEDKMGLRASNTVSLHFENCRIPESALLGGLNGGFKIAMMALDGGRIGISSQAIGIARAALDESVQYAKDRRAFDHPIGDFQAIKWKLADMKTELDAAHLLSMRAATLKEKGKPFAREASMSKLFASEAANRICNEAVQIHGGYGYIREFPAERHLRDVRVTTIYEGTSEVQRIVIARHVLG, encoded by the coding sequence ATGGATCTTGAACTCAACGAAACCCAAAAACTCGTTCAACAAACCGCCCGCGACTACGCCCGCAAGGTCATCCTCCCCCAGGCCGCGGAGCTGGACAAAAAAGAGCAGTTCCCGCGCGAGATCCTGAAAGGCCTCGCCGAGCTGGGTCTGCTCGCCGTCAATGTCCCCGAGGAGCTCGGCGGCGCCGCGGCAGGTGCCGTCTCGTACGCGCTGGCGATGCAGGAGATCGCGTACGCCTGTGCGTCGACGGCGGTCACCATGGCGGTGACCAACATGGTGGGCGAGGTCATCGCAGCCTTCGGCACCGACGCGCAGCGCGCCCACTGCTGCCCCAAGCTGGCCAGCGGCGAGTGGCTCGCAGGCTCGTTTGCGCTCAGCGAGCCGGGGGCGGGGAGCGATCCGGGCGGCATGCTCACCACCGCGCGCCGCGAGGGCGATGGCTGGGTGCTCGATGGCGACAAGCAGTGGATCACCAGCGGCGCCCACGCGGGGGTGTTCGTGGTGTGGGCCCGCACGGGCGACAAGGCGACCCTGCCGGGCACCCGCGGCATCTCGTGCTTCCTCGTCGAGGGCGGAACGCCGGGGCTCTTCGTCGGCAAGGCCGAGGATAAAATGGGGCTCCGCGCCTCGAACACCGTCTCGCTCCACTTCGAGAATTGCCGCATCCCGGAGAGCGCGCTGCTCGGGGGCCTCAACGGCGGGTTCAAGATCGCCATGATGGCGCTGGACGGCGGCCGCATCGGCATCAGCTCGCAGGCCATCGGCATCGCCCGCGCGGCCCTCGACGAAAGCGTGCAATATGCAAAGGATCGCCGCGCCTTCGATCATCCCATTGGCGACTTTCAAGCCATCAAGTGGAAGCTCGCCGACATGAAGACCGAGCTCGATGCCGCGCACCTTCTATCCATGCGCGCCGCGACCCTGAAGGAAAAAGGCAAGCCCTTCGCCCGCGAAGCGTCGATGTCGAAGCTCTTTGCGAGCGAAGCCGCCAACCGCATCTGCAACGAAGCCGTCCAGATCCACGGCGGCTACGGCTACATCCGCGAATTCCCCGCCGAACGCCATTTGCGCGACGTGCGCGTGACGACGATTTACGAAGGCACCAGCGAGGTTCAGCGCATCGTCATTGCCCGCCACGTTCTGGGCTGA